The sequence below is a genomic window from Glycine max cultivar Williams 82 chromosome 20, Glycine_max_v4.0, whole genome shotgun sequence.
TCATGAACAAGGTAAGGctatttggctaagtggctaaatcagatcaatcatggccttcatcatttccaaatcatgcattcattcagtattcagagattcatgcaaaaatcgaTACTTGatgctagtcgttctctcacaatttaGATTCACACATCTCACCGAGTTATAGCCAATGATTCCTTCGCTATTTACCTgtcaaacaaacatattttcactCACGCCCCTAATTTCatattctttctcttctaactaCCGCATACTTATTCAAGGCATGTGATCTAGTATCACAAATCACTTAATTCATGCAATTAATTCAATTCAAACCAATCAACAaacactataaattaaaatcaaaagatgtttcaaaaaccaaaaaccATTGTGCATAGTTTAAAACCCGTAAACTGTTCAAAAAGCTATAAAATTATGCTAAGTAAATAAactaaactaaagctaaaaacTGTAAAACTGTCTAAatagtagaaaaataaaatggaatccTGTCGTCAATCATCTTGAGCCGGTGTTGGGTCGTCATAAGGTGATGTGAGGGCATCTTGAGCTGGCATCGGAGTGGTGTCCTGTGCTGGAGTGGGCCAAGGATCCCAGGTGCCCTGCGCTGCTGTGATATCCGCTACGTAATCTGTGTCGATAGTGCCTCCCTCATCGGTGACCTCCATAGGTGTGGCTGCAGGAGTGTCCTCTGGTGTTTCCTCCGTTGTCTCCTCTGGCTTTAGCTAGAGCTCCTGGGCTGTAGGAGCCTCACCTCCCCTTGCATAAGAAGGCTGGACTCTTAACCAGGCCACCTAGGCCATAAATTCCTCCATGCTGATGATGGGCCGCTGCCAAGCCAAGTCGTGTATGCTCTGCATCACCAGGCATAAGCCGTGGTGGAGGCTTTGCAGCATCAGCATAATAACGTTCGGGGTCTACACGGAAGGGTCGGAGAGTGCTGGAGGTGTTGGAGGAGGAACTAGTGCTAGTGCAGGTGCTGGTGTGGGAGCTAGAGTGGCAGCAGGGGCAGAAGTAGAAGCATTTGAGGGTCTTCAAGCCCTGGCCTTGCGGGACCCAAGAAAGGTGATCGTTGGATTATCCGGGTTCCAGCAGTTCTTCTTGATATAGGCCAAGTCAATGGCCGGGCCCAGGGACTCAAAAGTCAATGAATCAAGAACCACTCCTCTAGTGATGCATAAAGCAATGATGAGCGCAGGAAATCCAAGCCAAGAGGAGTTGGATTGGGCCATCTGTGATATCTGTCCAGAGATGATGGAGCCCACgtccatgtccatcttcatgaCGAGTCCATATACCAACCTCGCCCTGTCCATATTAAGATCGAACGTGTGAGAAGTAGGGGCGAGGTTAGAGTAGTAGAGGACACTCCATGTCTGTgcgagtgtggtgaggtccttccTCAACAGCTTCTAAGGGGCCCCCTCTGCATTAAGCACAAATCCCCGCCCTGGAATGCATAATCTAGTGGCGAGCTCCTGGGGGTTAGGGTGTGTGCTGCAGAATCTGGAGTAGGCCAAGTACCTCTCCCTAGGATCCAAGATGACTAGGGTCTCTAGAAACTCGTTAAGAGTCAcaatatcaaatttaatcatcttgCCCCGCACTCTGACCTGCCTCGGGGACTTATCTTCAAGGTCAAGGCCCTGTGCCACCTCCGTCTCTTAAGCTCTTGTCTGAACTCGTCGTACTGCGTAGTCTACAACTCAACATTCCTCTCGGGGAGAATTTTCCTAGCATGGATGTTCTGTTTGTACCGCTCCCAGGCGACCTCAGAAACAAACCGAGAGGTATCATAAGGTTACTAAGGTCGGGAGGTAGAAGCTCGTCTCTTTCTAGAGGCCATCTGCATCAAAACAAGCAAAGGAAATTAAGTTAGACAAGGTTTATTGAAAACATATAATAGAAAACTAACAGGAAAAACAGAGCTGGGCGCTTAGCGAAaggggctcgcttagcgcgccttcAGAAAATAACAACATGTGAGAACAGGAAAACATAGACTCTGGCTAAGCGAGACACCCTCGCTTAGCTGAAACAACACAGTGGCTAAGCGagcatggctcgctaagccttattctcTAACAGAGAGCTAATTACGCTTAGCGGgcatggctcgcttagcgcaacacACTACATAGGCTTAGTGCCAATGGGCACTTAGCGGGACTTGACTACTACAATATtaatggcttagcgagcaggctcACTAAACCTTATTCCAAAATAGAGACAAAATTGCGCTTAGTGAGCACAACTCGCTTAGCATGACACATAAAGATCTCCAGAACtaaattgccttgggcttagcaAGACAGACTCGCTTAGCCCAGGCTTACTCAACAGAGGCATGCTAGGCTTAGCGAGTGTGGCTCGCTTAACCGCAACAGGAATACAAAACACCTCTGATCAACATACCTAACTAAActtactcgctaagcgcgacatGCCGACTTAGCGAGTGCATGCaaactcaaaaattaaaaactgaaatttaaagGCTTGCTAAGCCATAGTGcaatggcttagcgagttcatacaaATATGCAGAAATTTAAACAGaaatgatgaactcgcttagcgggaCAGGGCTCGCTTAGCGTGTTCATCAGAAAACCCAGAAATTCAATCAAAacggatgaactcgcttagtgagTGCATCAAATTTCTAGAAAATTGGGGCTTCAAAGCCTCAACTCCCTAGCCACTTTTCAGGCATAGGAAGCCTGAGGCTTAGCCCTGCAAACAACCTACATTATATGCTAAACTATAGTCCTAATTACATGCTAACTAAACAAGTAACTACAAggcaacaacaacatcaacaacacAAAATCATAGAACAACTTATAAGTCTTCTACCCTAGggttcaaaaatttaaattgacaaTAGAGTAAagaaacttacttggattgtagAGATTTCAGTGGAAGTTTGAGGCAATAAGCAGAGGTAAAATATGAGTATGGTGCAAAGTGAGCAGATGATTGCAAATGATGAATGAGGGAAGTTATAATTTTGGTGAAGTGTAACTGCCTAAGGtagttatgttttatttttggcaGTTTCGATTTGCTCGCTAAGCGCGAGTGACTTGCTAAGCAAGCGCTCAGTGACGTTTGAATTTTCAGAATTTAAACTCATGTGCTTAGTGGgactgactcgcttagcccaattcgaAAATTAGGAAACCCGAgagtttttgggcttagcgagcagaAGGCACACTTAGCGAGTTATGCAACTTTGATTGGTCTGCAACTTCTGCTTAGCGGGAgatggctcgcttagcggattAAATGCCTCTTGATGCAGTAGTGGGGTTGCGCTTAACGAGATGGTCTCGCTTAGCACTATTGTCATTCTAGAGAGGGTTTTGGGCTTAGTGGGATGGCCTGCTTAGCCCAATTACCATGAAAGTCCAAGCAGAGATCCTTTTGCGCTCAACGAGAGACTATGTCACGCTCAGCGAGATGACTCACTTAGCCCTATTCCATTAAATGCACAACCTGAGAAGTTTTCGGGCTTAGCGTGActatctcgcttagcgagaccccAATAGCCAATGGATGGGGGTTGGCGCGCTTAGCAAGAGATGCTACTCACTAAGCGCATAGGGtatgtctcgcttagcgcatggGGCACGCTTAGCTAGTTGGATGActaaaaattttctaagttctttTCTCATCCCATGCTTTAGAGAAGCTTTTGGCCAACCCCTTTATCATACAAAGCATATGCTTAACACTTTACTCTAGCAATCTCAAATGAGTCAAAATCTAAACTACATGCATTGATTAACAGAAAAATGActgagaaaattaagaaaaagttgggttgcctcccagtaagcgcttctttaatgtcactAGCTTGACGTATGTTACCTCTAGAGGTCTTGTAATTGCAGAATGGTGGTCAATCTCTCAATGTTCCCACCATGGCATAGCTTCAATCTCTGGCCATTTACTGTCCAGCTTCTATCTGAAGTTTCTGATTGAGGGTCAAATAATTCCACTGCTCCATAAGGCTTGACCTCCTTGATGGTGAATGGTCTAGACCATTTAGATTTTAACTTGCCTAGAAACAGCTTTAATCTTGAGTTGAATAATAGAACTTGTTGACCCGATCGGAAGTATTTCTTTAGCAGCTTCTTGTCATGATaagccttcactttttctttgTACAATTTGAAGGACTCATGCATTTAGTCTCATTTCTTCCAACTCCAAGAGTTGCAGCTTCCTTTTCTCCCCTGATAGAGCctcatcaaaatttaaaaacttcaaaGCCCATTATGCTTTATGCTCCATTTCTACTGGTAAGTGGCAAGCTTtgccataaaccatttgaaaggAGACAGACCTACAAGGGTCTTGAAGGCAGTTCTATAAGCCCATAATGCATCATCCAACTTGCTTGACCAATCCTTTTTAGTGGAGGCTACAGTTTTCTCCAAAATCTTCTTTGGCTCCCTGTTAGAAACTTTAGCTTGACCATTTGTTTGTGGGTGATACGATGAGACTACTTTGTGTGTGACATTGTAATGGCTCAGCATCTTCTGAAGTTGGTTGTTGCAAAAATG
It includes:
- the LOC102666206 gene encoding uncharacterized protein translates to MHESFKLYKEKVKAYHDKKLLKKYFRSGQQVLLFNSRLKLFLGKLKSKWSRPFTIKEVKPYGAVELFDPQSETSDRSWTVNGQRLKLCHGGNIERLTTILQLQDL